From Nitrospirota bacterium, one genomic window encodes:
- a CDS encoding OmpH family outer membrane protein: MKRVGILLIIGLLFSSLAYGADLKIGYVNLQKALNESEGGRKAKADLDEIIKAKQVVIDKKGKELEKLKADLDKQSALLSEDAKKAKQEDLDRKMRDFQRFVQDAQAEVKKRESEFTNELLKDLRKIIAAIGKEEHYTLILERVEGFVLYADKSIDLTEKVINKYNEKMKDGK; the protein is encoded by the coding sequence ATGAAAAGAGTGGGGATTCTATTGATAATAGGACTGCTTTTCAGCAGTCTTGCCTATGGGGCGGATTTAAAGATCGGGTATGTGAATCTTCAGAAGGCATTAAACGAGTCTGAAGGAGGCAGGAAGGCAAAGGCTGACCTTGATGAAATAATCAAGGCCAAGCAGGTAGTCATAGACAAGAAGGGAAAGGAACTTGAGAAACTGAAGGCAGACCTGGATAAACAGTCGGCCCTGCTTTCAGAGGATGCAAAAAAGGCCAAACAGGAAGACCTTGACAGGAAGATGAGGGATTTTCAGCGGTTTGTTCAGGATGCACAGGCAGAAGTCAAGAAGCGGGAATCCGAATTCACTAACGAGCTTCTGAAGGATTTAAGAAAGATTATAGCCGCGATTGGCAAGGAAGAGCACTATACTCTGATACTTGAAAGAGTTGAGGGCTTTGTCCTCTATGCCGATAAATCCATTGACCTTACTGAAAAGGTTATAAATAAATACAATGAAAAGATGAAGGATGGGAAGTGA
- the lpxD gene encoding UDP-3-O-(3-hydroxymyristoyl)glucosamine N-acyltransferase, with protein MAAKIDAKPLSDIDVEIKGVGGMDSLKEGYLTYITSNKLIPQLRASAAAAVIVKEPIPEIDIPQIAAENPLLAFARALEVFYVQPHRPEGVMPGATVSDSVRLGRDVTVYPMTFLAEGVIVGDRTVVYPGVFIGKESSIGEDCVIHPNVTIREGVTIGSRVIIHSGTVIGSDGFGYVFSDGRHCKIPQVGGVIVEDDVEIGASVTIDRATTGNTRIGEGTKIDNLVQVGHNVSIGKHCIIVAQVGIGGSTEIGNYVTLAGQVGVSDHVHIEDGCIVGAMSGVVGRLQKGVYSGIPVMPHFKWLRVRALYERLPELQKKINEIEKKVSTVEKGDRDD; from the coding sequence TTGGCGGCTAAAATTGATGCAAAGCCCCTCTCAGATATCGATGTTGAGATAAAAGGGGTTGGGGGCATGGATTCTCTAAAAGAAGGATATTTAACCTACATTACGAGTAATAAATTGATCCCCCAGCTCAGGGCCTCCGCTGCTGCAGCGGTCATTGTCAAGGAGCCAATCCCTGAGATTGATATTCCACAGATTGCTGCTGAAAATCCACTTCTTGCCTTTGCCAGGGCACTGGAAGTCTTTTATGTGCAGCCTCACCGCCCTGAAGGTGTGATGCCAGGGGCCACTGTTTCTGATTCCGTCAGGCTTGGCAGGGATGTAACCGTTTATCCGATGACCTTTCTTGCTGAAGGCGTTATTGTCGGAGACAGGACTGTGGTATACCCCGGAGTCTTCATTGGGAAGGAGTCTTCCATAGGTGAAGACTGCGTTATCCATCCGAATGTTACCATCCGTGAAGGGGTGACGATTGGATCGAGGGTGATAATTCATTCAGGGACTGTAATCGGTTCTGATGGTTTCGGCTATGTCTTCTCAGACGGCAGACACTGCAAGATACCCCAGGTTGGAGGGGTGATTGTTGAGGATGATGTGGAGATTGGCGCCTCCGTTACCATAGACAGGGCAACTACCGGTAACACAAGGATCGGAGAAGGTACAAAGATAGACAATCTGGTGCAGGTAGGCCATAACGTAAGCATAGGTAAACATTGTATTATAGTGGCACAGGTGGGTATAGGCGGGAGCACGGAGATAGGGAATTACGTGACCCTGGCCGGACAGGTAGGTGTTTCAGATCATGTACACATAGAGGATGGCTGTATAGTGGGAGCAATGTCAGGGGTTGTCGGCAGGCTTCAGAAAGGTGTTTATTCCGGTATTCCGGTAATGCCGCATTTTAAATGGCTCAGAGTGAGGGCCCTTTATGAGAGGCTTCCTGAATTGCAGAAAAAGATAAATGAGATTGAAAAAAAAGTAAGCACTGTAGAGAAAGGAGACAGGGATGATTGA
- the fabZ gene encoding 3-hydroxyacyl-ACP dehydratase FabZ — MIDVKEVMKALPHRYPFLMLDRVTEVEEGKRAVGIKNLTMNESFFQGHFPGNPIMPGVLIVEALAQLSGVLAYKSGAAGKVTYFLSIEKAKFRKPVVPGDQLRLEVNVLRGRGTIWRFSGTAHVGDKLVAEAEFTAMVTDREL, encoded by the coding sequence ATGATTGATGTTAAAGAGGTTATGAAAGCTTTGCCCCACAGATATCCCTTTCTGATGCTTGACAGGGTTACAGAGGTTGAGGAGGGAAAACGGGCTGTGGGAATCAAGAATCTCACCATGAATGAATCATTTTTTCAGGGTCATTTCCCCGGAAACCCTATAATGCCCGGAGTGCTTATCGTCGAGGCCCTGGCGCAACTGTCAGGTGTCCTTGCCTATAAGTCAGGCGCTGCAGGCAAGGTCACTTATTTTTTGAGTATAGAGAAGGCTAAGTTCAGGAAACCCGTGGTGCCGGGTGATCAGCTGAGGTTGGAGGTTAATGTTCTGAGAGGGCGGGGGACGATCTGGAGATTTTCAGGCACTGCCCATGTAGGAGATAAGCTTGTAGCAGAGGCAGAGTTTACAGCTATGGTTACTGACAGGGAGCTGTAG
- the lpxA gene encoding acyl-ACP--UDP-N-acetylglucosamine O-acyltransferase, translated as MSEIHATAIIHDGAEIDEDVTIGPFCIIGGNVKIKKGTRLMNNVIIEGDAEIGDSCTVYPFTSIGLPPQDLKYKDEPTGVRIGDRNIIREYISIHRGSVGGDGYTVLGDDNFLMAYIHIAHDCKIGNRTVMANAVTLAGHVKIEDCAVIGGIVAVHQFNRIGAYAMVGGFSGVTQDVPPYMVSSALGSKLRLYGLNMVGLKRYGFSAETLSELKRAYNILFREGLTLKDAIKKVQEELPYTEEIAHLIEFINANRRGICRPGKKVAGEK; from the coding sequence ATGTCTGAGATACATGCTACAGCAATAATTCATGATGGTGCTGAAATCGATGAAGATGTCACGATAGGACCATTCTGTATAATCGGGGGCAATGTAAAGATAAAAAAAGGTACGAGACTCATGAACAATGTAATAATTGAAGGTGATGCCGAGATTGGCGACTCCTGTACCGTTTATCCCTTTACAAGTATCGGTCTCCCACCTCAGGACCTTAAATACAAGGATGAGCCTACCGGCGTAAGGATTGGTGATCGGAATATAATTCGTGAGTATATATCGATCCATCGTGGCTCAGTGGGAGGCGATGGATATACAGTGCTTGGTGATGACAATTTCCTGATGGCCTATATCCATATAGCACATGACTGCAAAATTGGAAACAGGACTGTAATGGCAAATGCAGTCACCCTTGCAGGACATGTGAAGATAGAGGATTGTGCCGTAATAGGGGGAATTGTGGCAGTACACCAGTTTAACAGGATTGGTGCATATGCAATGGTGGGCGGTTTCAGTGGTGTGACACAGGATGTGCCTCCCTATATGGTTTCATCAGCCCTGGGTTCAAAGTTAAGGCTTTATGGACTTAATATGGTCGGACTGAAGAGGTATGGTTTTTCTGCAGAGACGCTTTCGGAGTTGAAGAGAGCTTATAATATCCTCTTCAGGGAGGGCTTGACCCTCAAGGATGCCATAAAAAAAGTGCAGGAAGAGCTTCCCTATACTGAAGAGATAGCTCATCTTATCGAGTTTATTAATGCGAACAGGAGGGGTATCTGCAGGCCCGGCAAAAAAGTCGCCGGAGAGAAATAA
- the lpxI gene encoding UDP-2,3-diacylglucosamine diphosphatase LpxI (LpxI, functionally equivalent to LpxH, replaces it in LPS biosynthesis in a minority of bacteria.), giving the protein MKKIGIVSGKGELPCLLAREARRLGYYVVVIALDPIAGPMNGCADEVKRINVGRLGEIIKTLKASGVQEAIMAGKVSKSLIYQGKIMPDIRAVKLLFTLKDRKDDTILQAITDEIESEGIRMLKTTDFAKEMLMPAGLLTQRRTTPEEDKDIAFGLGIAKEIGRVDIGQTVVVKGRAVMAVEAIEGTDEAIRRGGKLAGDGAVVVKVSKPQQDMRYDVPVVGLDTLRAMIEVRASVLAVEKGMALIIQRQEMISTANEAGLSIIGV; this is encoded by the coding sequence ATGAAAAAAATCGGTATTGTATCCGGAAAAGGTGAACTTCCCTGCCTGCTTGCCAGGGAGGCAAGGAGACTTGGCTATTATGTGGTAGTAATAGCACTTGACCCTATTGCCGGCCCTATGAACGGGTGTGCAGATGAGGTGAAGAGAATAAATGTGGGCAGGCTTGGTGAGATAATAAAGACTTTGAAGGCCTCAGGTGTTCAGGAGGCAATAATGGCAGGGAAGGTCTCGAAGAGTCTCATCTACCAGGGCAAGATTATGCCTGATATAAGGGCGGTAAAGCTGCTCTTCACCTTGAAGGACAGAAAGGACGATACCATTCTTCAGGCCATAACTGATGAGATAGAGTCAGAGGGGATAAGAATGCTGAAGACAACGGACTTTGCCAAAGAGATGCTTATGCCGGCCGGGCTTCTCACTCAGCGCAGAACCACTCCGGAAGAGGATAAGGATATTGCGTTTGGTCTTGGTATTGCAAAAGAGATAGGCAGGGTTGATATAGGGCAGACTGTTGTGGTTAAAGGCAGGGCTGTAATGGCGGTTGAGGCTATAGAGGGGACGGATGAGGCGATCCGCAGGGGGGGGAAGCTTGCTGGAGATGGAGCGGTAGTTGTGAAGGTGAGTAAGCCCCAGCAGGATATGCGATACGATGTCCCTGTGGTCGGTCTTGATACATTAAGGGCAATGATTGAGGTGAGGGCATCTGTCCTTGCTGTTGAGAAGGGAATGGCCCTTATCATACAGCGTCAGGAGATGATCTCCACGGCAAATGAGGCCGGGCTCTCAATAATAGGAGTTTGA
- a CDS encoding ATP-binding protein, producing the protein MKYLNRLLPLLVLLFTALLLMLLCYSGKKHNDEMLKRHVLSLLEGSRVRLTETIKTRVLAIEALSEHLQGHLWKGDPIEEMREMFIMISDPVYRTFKGFQTINWVNRDGIIEWTYPPNGEELVKAMAGDYSQEAILKAEKYRSFSITPVIETAGNKPVVAVYYPVVDKRGEIKGYVDGVFEINSLIDASVTDRLDVDFMVMQDGKALFSSRSEPLEGGWPGNRDLSLINSSMAEDVVEISGLSLTLRMWPTERLIRLYRVTHRWQWPILIGLPFMALALSYAVYILQRHYVELKTKDRALQESEIKFRSLVEHSLAGVYLIQDGLFRYVNPRFCEVFGYNSPEEIIDKKGPLDLTRSSDWPVVEENPVRRHEGEVESINYVLKAVKANGEVFDIEVYGANTLFNGRPAVIGMLLDIADKKRLEEQLRQSQKLESIGLLAGGIAHDFNNILMAITGYASLLNMKLKDGALRNHVDQILKASDRAANLTHGLLAFSRRQLLQPQPVYFGRIIRDFEKILRRVIPENIEFVIDLKDTKAVMVDQGQIEQVIINLATNARDAMSEGGKLIIETFEVAFDEAYLEGHSWVNKGGGFVCLSISDTGDGMAPSVKEHIFEPFFTTKGVGKGTGLGLSTVYGIIKQHNGFIHVYSEKGKGTTFKVYLPVTESEPVDIGHVSESPISGGSETILLAEDENNVRETIKEALEEYGYTVFVARDGEEAMKLLDEKSGEIDLMILDVVMPKEGGKEVYEKAKGLGFRGDVIFISGYTISTIQNFILEEGINVLTKPFRPVTLVRKVREVLDSSEKK; encoded by the coding sequence ATGAAATATCTAAATAGATTGCTCCCGCTTTTAGTCCTTCTCTTCACAGCGTTATTACTCATGCTGCTCTGTTATTCAGGAAAGAAACATAATGATGAGATGCTGAAAAGGCATGTCCTTTCATTGTTGGAGGGCTCAAGGGTAAGGCTTACCGAGACCATCAAGACAAGGGTTCTTGCCATTGAGGCACTTTCAGAACACCTTCAGGGCCATCTCTGGAAGGGAGACCCGATTGAAGAGATGAGAGAGATGTTTATCATGATCTCCGATCCCGTATACAGAACTTTTAAAGGGTTTCAGACCATTAACTGGGTTAACAGGGATGGTATTATCGAGTGGACGTATCCCCCTAATGGTGAAGAGCTTGTGAAGGCAATGGCCGGTGACTATTCACAGGAAGCTATACTGAAGGCTGAGAAGTACCGTTCTTTCAGTATTACGCCGGTTATAGAAACAGCCGGTAATAAGCCTGTAGTGGCGGTTTATTACCCAGTTGTGGACAAAAGGGGTGAAATAAAGGGATATGTAGATGGTGTATTTGAGATAAATTCCCTTATTGACGCTTCTGTTACAGACAGGCTTGATGTTGATTTCATGGTGATGCAGGATGGGAAGGCTCTGTTTTCATCGCGAAGTGAACCACTTGAAGGCGGGTGGCCCGGAAATCGTGACCTCTCTCTTATTAACAGTAGCATGGCGGAGGATGTTGTTGAGATTTCCGGTCTCTCCTTGACCCTCCGGATGTGGCCGACAGAGAGGCTGATAAGACTTTACAGGGTTACACACAGGTGGCAGTGGCCCATCCTGATAGGGCTGCCTTTTATGGCGCTTGCTCTCTCCTATGCTGTTTATATACTTCAGAGACATTACGTTGAACTCAAGACAAAGGACAGGGCACTTCAGGAGTCCGAGATAAAATTCCGCTCCCTTGTTGAACATTCCCTTGCCGGGGTATATCTGATTCAGGATGGCCTCTTCAGGTATGTTAATCCGAGGTTTTGTGAGGTCTTTGGTTATAATTCTCCGGAGGAGATCATCGATAAGAAGGGACCTCTGGACCTTACCCGTTCATCTGACTGGCCTGTGGTTGAGGAAAACCCCGTAAGGAGGCATGAAGGAGAGGTTGAGTCAATAAACTATGTCCTCAAGGCAGTAAAAGCCAACGGTGAGGTTTTTGACATCGAGGTATATGGGGCAAATACCCTTTTCAACGGCAGGCCTGCAGTTATAGGAATGCTTCTTGATATAGCGGATAAGAAGAGGCTTGAGGAGCAGCTGAGGCAGTCGCAGAAGCTTGAATCAATAGGCTTGCTGGCGGGTGGCATTGCCCATGATTTCAACAACATCCTTATGGCTATAACAGGATATGCCTCCCTTCTGAATATGAAGTTGAAAGACGGAGCACTCAGGAACCATGTGGATCAGATACTGAAGGCATCCGACAGGGCAGCAAACCTGACGCATGGCCTGCTTGCCTTCAGCCGCAGACAACTGCTCCAGCCACAGCCGGTATATTTCGGGAGGATAATAAGAGATTTCGAGAAGATTTTAAGGCGTGTTATTCCTGAAAATATAGAGTTTGTTATAGATCTCAAGGACACAAAGGCCGTTATGGTAGATCAGGGGCAGATAGAGCAGGTGATAATAAACCTTGCCACAAATGCCAGGGATGCCATGTCAGAGGGTGGAAAACTCATTATTGAGACATTCGAGGTTGCCTTTGATGAGGCTTATCTTGAGGGACATTCATGGGTCAACAAGGGTGGCGGCTTTGTCTGTCTCTCCATCAGTGACACAGGTGACGGGATGGCTCCGTCTGTAAAAGAGCATATTTTTGAGCCTTTTTTTACCACAAAGGGGGTAGGTAAGGGTACCGGGTTAGGCCTTTCGACTGTTTACGGTATCATCAAACAACATAATGGTTTTATCCATGTTTACTCTGAGAAGGGTAAGGGAACAACCTTCAAGGTCTACCTTCCTGTAACAGAGTCGGAGCCGGTAGATATAGGCCATGTTTCAGAGTCTCCCATAAGTGGTGGTTCAGAGACCATCCTCCTGGCTGAGGATGAGAATAACGTGAGGGAGACGATCAAGGAGGCCCTGGAGGAATATGGTTACACCGTGTTTGTTGCACGTGACGGTGAGGAGGCAATGAAGCTTCTGGATGAGAAATCCGGAGAAATTGACCTTATGATACTTGATGTTGTTATGCCGAAAGAGGGCGGAAAGGAAGTGTATGAAAAGGCAAAGGGGCTTGGTTTCAGGGGAGATGTGATTTTTATAAGTGGATACACTATAAGTACCATACAGAACTTTATTCTTGAAGAGGGTATCAATGTTCTTACAAAACCCTTTAGGCCTGTTACGCTTGTGAGAAAGGTGAGAGAGGTCCTGGATAGCAGTGAAAAGAAATGA
- a CDS encoding response regulator: protein MKRNDEYSILVVDDDAAVRDVLVLLLRDVGYKVTDTGSPEEALKLISEKSFDLVLSDIIMPEMDGLTLLKKIHLKVSDLPVILLTAYPDLELSIEALKHGAHDFIIKPFNLDYVLHAVKKALNYCEGVRLQKEYNKRLENTVIERTAELREALQKIKAASMEIIERLTVAAEYRDEDTASHIRRISLYSRLMAEELSMPPDFIENITYASPMHDVGKIGIPDGILLKPGKLTAEEFEIARGHADIGYEILRGSSYPVIQMGSSIALTHHERWDGTGYPSGLRGEEIPVEGRIVMLVDQYDALRSTRPYKRGFSHEDTYEIITVGDGRTMPAHFDPSMFDLFLRIHKEFQNIFDKNI, encoded by the coding sequence GTGAAAAGAAATGATGAGTATTCAATCCTGGTAGTTGATGATGACGCAGCAGTAAGGGATGTGCTTGTCCTGTTGCTCAGGGATGTTGGCTATAAAGTCACTGATACGGGCAGTCCTGAGGAAGCGCTCAAGCTGATCTCCGAGAAGTCTTTTGATCTTGTCCTTTCAGATATTATCATGCCGGAGATGGATGGCCTGACACTCCTGAAGAAGATTCATCTCAAGGTCTCAGACCTTCCCGTTATATTGCTGACAGCCTATCCTGATCTCGAGCTTTCTATTGAGGCCTTAAAACATGGCGCCCATGATTTCATTATCAAACCCTTTAATCTGGATTACGTACTGCATGCTGTAAAAAAGGCCCTGAATTACTGTGAAGGGGTGAGGCTTCAGAAGGAATACAATAAGAGGCTTGAAAATACAGTAATCGAAAGGACGGCGGAACTCCGGGAGGCCCTCCAGAAGATAAAGGCTGCGAGCATGGAGATAATAGAGAGGCTCACGGTGGCGGCTGAATACAGGGATGAGGATACAGCAAGCCATATACGGAGGATAAGCCTTTATTCAAGGCTTATGGCTGAAGAACTTAGTATGCCTCCGGATTTTATTGAAAATATAACATACGCAAGTCCCATGCATGATGTTGGAAAGATAGGAATACCGGATGGTATACTCCTTAAACCAGGCAAGCTGACAGCGGAGGAGTTTGAGATTGCGAGGGGGCATGCCGACATAGGGTATGAAATTTTAAGGGGGTCATCCTATCCGGTCATACAGATGGGCTCCTCGATTGCGCTAACCCACCATGAGAGATGGGACGGTACAGGTTATCCCTCGGGGCTCAGAGGAGAAGAGATCCCTGTTGAGGGCAGGATTGTGATGCTTGTTGACCAGTATGATGCCTTAAGGTCTACAAGGCCATACAAAAGGGGATTCAGTCACGAGGATACTTATGAGATTATCACTGTGGGGGATGGACGGACAATGCCGGCTCATTTCGACCCCTCGATGTTCGATCTCTTCTTAAGGATACACAAGGAGTTTCAAAATATTTTTGATAAAAATATATAG